One window of the Archaeoglobus sulfaticallidus PM70-1 genome contains the following:
- a CDS encoding amidase produces the protein MQLWWLSAVELLERIKSEELKPVEVVEAFLERIKELNQDINAFVTINENAVREAKELEKASKDDKPLYGLPVAVKDNVDTKGIRTTYGSKLYENYVPEGDAVIVERLKRAGAIVIGKTNIPELALLPITDNTLFGETKNPWDMSRTPGGSSGGSAAAVATGMIPVATGNDGGGSIRIPSAFCGLYGLKPSFGRVPCYPSLPIFVGLNSEGVLTRCVEDTALLMDIIAGRDDRDKYSLPDENVSYSNVIDEGIEGVRIAFSPNLGYATVDPEVEEIVRNAAFKLEKAGAEVEEVEVSVPRLESELVTKIVLEVATFMGDKFEEWKQIAYPLLLPFMELVGSLTYREYVGVEARKEELWKGLRQIFSNYDFLITPTTAVPPFQLGNVGVSEIAGEAVTPLGWMAFTYPFNFTGQPAASMPAGFTKDGLPVGMQVVGRRFDDAGVLRVSKAFQDVSPWQDKKPDVK, from the coding sequence ATGCAACTCTGGTGGTTGAGCGCTGTAGAACTCCTTGAGAGAATTAAGAGTGAGGAATTAAAGCCTGTCGAGGTTGTCGAAGCTTTTCTGGAGAGGATAAAAGAACTGAACCAGGATATAAATGCATTTGTCACTATTAACGAGAATGCAGTCAGGGAAGCAAAAGAGCTTGAGAAGGCGAGTAAAGATGACAAGCCACTATATGGGCTGCCCGTTGCCGTTAAAGACAATGTGGACACAAAAGGAATCAGGACAACTTACGGCTCGAAGCTTTACGAGAATTATGTGCCAGAAGGGGATGCAGTGATCGTGGAAAGGCTGAAAAGGGCTGGAGCAATAGTAATCGGGAAAACAAACATACCGGAATTGGCTCTTCTACCGATAACAGACAACACACTTTTTGGAGAGACAAAGAACCCGTGGGATATGAGCAGAACTCCTGGAGGTTCCAGTGGCGGTAGTGCTGCTGCTGTGGCAACAGGTATGATTCCTGTTGCAACCGGAAATGATGGAGGAGGTAGCATAAGGATTCCTTCAGCCTTTTGCGGGCTATATGGTCTAAAACCAAGCTTTGGAAGGGTGCCGTGCTATCCATCCCTTCCAATATTCGTGGGTCTGAACTCCGAAGGTGTTCTTACAAGGTGTGTTGAGGATACTGCCCTTCTCATGGACATTATAGCCGGGAGAGATGACAGGGACAAATACTCCCTTCCTGACGAGAATGTGAGCTACAGCAATGTTATTGATGAGGGCATAGAGGGTGTAAGGATTGCTTTCTCCCCCAATTTGGGCTATGCAACTGTAGACCCAGAGGTTGAGGAAATTGTTAGAAATGCTGCCTTCAAGCTTGAAAAAGCCGGAGCAGAGGTGGAGGAGGTTGAAGTCAGTGTTCCACGCCTTGAATCAGAGCTGGTAACAAAGATCGTGCTGGAGGTTGCCACGTTCATGGGGGATAAGTTTGAAGAATGGAAGCAAATCGCCTATCCGCTTCTTCTCCCGTTCATGGAACTCGTGGGCTCGTTAACCTACAGAGAGTACGTAGGTGTGGAAGCAAGGAAGGAAGAGTTGTGGAAGGGTCTGAGGCAGATATTCAGCAACTACGACTTCCTGATAACCCCAACCACTGCCGTTCCACCTTTCCAGCTCGGGAATGTTGGCGTGTCTGAGATTGCTGGTGAAGCGGTTACACCACTCGGATGGATGGCCTTCACGTACCCCTTCAACTTCACCGGTCAGCCTGCCGCATCTATGCCTGCAGGTTTTACAAAGGATGGATTGCCAGTAGGAATGCAGGTTGTTGGCAGAAGGTTCGACGATGCTGGTGTGCTTAGAGTTTCCAAGGCGTTTCAGGATGTGAGTCCTTGGCAAGATAAAAAGCCAGATGTTAAATAA
- a CDS encoding MaoC family dehydratase, with amino-acid sequence MKNDHISKKLPDVLSQIDPEKHEKLILEIIKNLYSKIAEFKIGQKTEKTLSPGLEVTFEKRLTYADVFLFSLISGDWNVIHHSEEIAKRTKFGGRVVHGLLTTSLASALMEMLPGIVVLLSVEFQYIRPVYVGDTVRGKAVVVDRLPGNRLRVEVKFINERNEVVVKGNCMVLVWDSVNL; translated from the coding sequence ATGAAAAATGACCATATCTCCAAAAAATTACCAGATGTACTATCGCAAATAGATCCAGAAAAGCACGAAAAATTAATCCTTGAAATCATCAAAAATCTATACTCAAAAATAGCAGAGTTCAAAATTGGCCAGAAAACAGAGAAAACGCTTTCACCAGGGCTTGAAGTTACATTTGAGAAAAGGCTTACCTATGCCGATGTCTTCCTTTTCTCCCTTATCAGCGGCGACTGGAATGTCATACATCACAGCGAAGAGATTGCTAAAAGGACTAAGTTTGGAGGAAGAGTTGTGCACGGCCTGCTTACAACCAGCCTCGCATCAGCTCTGATGGAGATGCTTCCGGGGATAGTTGTTCTTTTGAGTGTGGAGTTTCAGTACATCAGGCCTGTGTATGTGGGAGATACTGTAAGGGGAAAAGCGGTGGTTGTTGATAGACTTCCCGGGAACAGGCTCAGGGTGGAGGTGAAGTTCATTAATGAGAGAAATGAGGTTGTTGTGAAGGGGAACTGCATGGTTCTGGTGTGGGATTCCGTTAACCTATGA
- the acsC gene encoding acetyl-CoA decarbonylase/synthase complex subunit gamma: MKVRSPLEVYKFLPQTNCGECGFDTCMSFAAHIIDRSVKPENCPPLIRDAEKDAKIKKKLEQLQALTSPEIAEVVIGVGDSAVKIGGEDVIHRHEMTYFNPTAFFYDVWDTMSEKDLEEKCRKVVEFRKFYVGKFLTLDGIAVRCTSNNPDTYKSVVEKVASYGKPMVLVALNPDCMRAALESVADKRPLIYAATESNWKEFLKLALEFNVPVAIRAKDLDTLKSLAVTFKEAGVKDIVLDPVTEPLGEGLKGTFERVVNLRRTAILGEDKDIAFPIMVTPISAWLIEGDEVEKAYWETVLGSMFIVKYADIMIFRSLEPYSVIPTVTLRFNIYTDPRTPVQVDPGLREINNPTPDSPVFITTNFALTYYTVESDLTSAGISCYLLVLNTEGLGVEVSVAGGQFTAGKVKELMEETKIAEKVNHKYLVIPGLAARLQGAIEDETGWTVKVGPMDSGRIKGWLETNWPPK, translated from the coding sequence ATGAAAGTAAGAAGCCCTCTTGAGGTTTACAAGTTCCTCCCCCAGACCAACTGTGGTGAGTGTGGATTCGACACATGCATGAGCTTCGCAGCACACATCATCGACAGAAGCGTTAAGCCTGAAAACTGCCCTCCGCTGATAAGAGATGCCGAGAAGGATGCGAAGATTAAGAAGAAGCTTGAACAGCTCCAGGCACTAACCTCTCCGGAGATAGCAGAGGTTGTGATTGGTGTAGGGGATTCAGCGGTTAAGATTGGTGGGGAGGATGTCATTCACAGGCACGAGATGACATACTTCAACCCGACAGCGTTCTTCTATGATGTCTGGGACACGATGAGCGAGAAAGATTTGGAGGAGAAATGCAGAAAGGTCGTGGAGTTCAGGAAGTTTTATGTCGGTAAGTTTCTGACACTGGATGGAATTGCGGTAAGGTGCACATCCAACAATCCTGACACCTATAAGAGCGTTGTTGAGAAAGTTGCTAGCTATGGAAAGCCAATGGTGCTTGTGGCATTAAACCCAGACTGCATGAGGGCAGCACTTGAATCGGTTGCAGACAAAAGACCGCTAATCTATGCCGCAACGGAGTCCAACTGGAAGGAATTTCTGAAGCTTGCCCTAGAGTTCAATGTTCCTGTTGCGATAAGGGCAAAGGATCTTGACACGCTTAAGAGCCTTGCAGTAACGTTCAAGGAGGCAGGGGTGAAGGATATAGTTCTGGATCCCGTTACGGAACCACTGGGAGAGGGGCTGAAGGGGACATTCGAGAGAGTTGTCAACCTCAGGAGGACTGCGATACTCGGAGAGGACAAGGACATAGCATTTCCGATAATGGTCACACCAATCTCTGCTTGGCTCATAGAGGGTGATGAGGTCGAGAAGGCATACTGGGAGACTGTGCTTGGCAGCATGTTCATAGTCAAGTATGCAGACATCATGATCTTCAGGAGCCTCGAGCCATACTCGGTTATACCAACAGTCACACTCAGGTTCAACATCTACACAGACCCGAGAACACCCGTTCAGGTGGATCCGGGACTGAGGGAGATCAACAACCCAACCCCAGACTCTCCTGTGTTCATAACCACGAACTTCGCATTAACCTACTACACTGTTGAGAGCGATCTGACCAGTGCGGGCATAAGCTGCTACCTGCTCGTTCTGAACACCGAGGGTCTTGGAGTGGAGGTCAGTGTTGCTGGAGGTCAGTTTACAGCAGGCAAGGTTAAAGAGCTTATGGAGGAAACAAAGATAGCCGAGAAAGTTAATCACAAATATCTCGTCATTCCAGGACTTGCAGCAAGGCTGCAGGGTGCAATCGAGGACGAGACGGGCTGGACTGTTAAGGTAGGACCAATGGACTCCGGTAGGATAAAGGGTTGGCTCGAAACGAACTGGCCACCTAAATAA
- the cdhD gene encoding CO dehydrogenase/acetyl-CoA synthase subunit delta, which produces MGKMSLEEFFQLLKKYDIDVLEGVTIEGDLEIEVEETAAADQSSLAYLYTVVQEVQKFLYYANLAMGHLTNVSSLLGMPNPFAPQVQVPQVPQVPQAVQPEAVVEEKFKIPEKLVSAKFEPYKVEYPGKINEVVLGATKKDGGTRDKVVVLGGEKSLPFYLFDADQPNLPAIAIDIFDRKPMLAKAVREHYEDVLEDPADWARKAVKEYGADLITLHLISTDPLLEDTPASEAVKVLEDVLQAVKCPIIVGGSGNKEKDPEVLEKAAEVAEGERIMLASATLDMDWERIANAAKNHGHVVLSWTQMDINSQKTLNRYLLKRAGVSPNDIVMDPTTAALGYGIDYAFTNMERIRISGLKGDSDLAFPISSGTTNAWGAREAWMKDSPIEEDSDWGPRELRGPIWEIVTGLTLSLAGVDLFMMMHPGAVAVLKEVMYTLGGKISGSVADPGDWIVMEG; this is translated from the coding sequence ATGGGTAAGATGTCGTTGGAAGAATTTTTCCAGCTTCTCAAGAAGTATGATATCGATGTTCTCGAGGGAGTTACAATTGAGGGAGACCTCGAGATAGAGGTTGAGGAAACCGCTGCAGCAGATCAATCTTCTCTGGCATACCTTTACACGGTTGTTCAGGAGGTTCAGAAGTTCCTGTACTATGCCAATCTGGCCATGGGCCATCTGACGAATGTCTCAAGCCTCCTCGGCATGCCGAATCCCTTTGCACCACAGGTACAGGTACCGCAGGTACCGCAAGTGCCGCAGGCTGTACAGCCAGAGGCAGTTGTCGAGGAGAAGTTCAAGATTCCTGAAAAGCTTGTATCAGCGAAATTCGAACCGTACAAGGTCGAATATCCAGGCAAGATAAATGAGGTAGTTCTTGGAGCGACGAAAAAGGACGGTGGAACGAGAGATAAAGTTGTGGTGCTTGGTGGTGAGAAGAGCCTGCCGTTCTATTTGTTCGATGCGGATCAGCCGAACCTTCCGGCAATTGCGATAGATATCTTCGACAGAAAGCCAATGCTTGCGAAAGCTGTCAGGGAGCACTATGAAGATGTGCTTGAAGATCCGGCCGACTGGGCGAGAAAAGCGGTCAAGGAGTATGGAGCGGATCTGATAACGCTCCACCTGATAAGCACTGATCCGCTGCTGGAGGACACTCCGGCAAGTGAGGCTGTGAAGGTGCTGGAAGATGTTCTGCAGGCAGTTAAGTGTCCAATAATTGTAGGAGGAAGTGGTAACAAGGAGAAAGACCCAGAGGTGCTTGAGAAAGCTGCAGAAGTTGCTGAGGGCGAGAGGATAATGCTCGCATCAGCGACACTCGACATGGACTGGGAGAGAATTGCAAATGCAGCAAAGAATCACGGACATGTTGTACTCAGCTGGACTCAGATGGACATAAACAGTCAGAAAACGCTCAACAGGTACCTGCTGAAGAGGGCGGGTGTCAGCCCGAATGACATAGTGATGGATCCAACCACTGCGGCACTCGGATATGGTATTGACTATGCGTTCACGAACATGGAAAGGATAAGGATAAGTGGTTTGAAGGGCGATAGCGACCTGGCATTCCCGATTTCAAGCGGTACGACAAATGCGTGGGGTGCGAGAGAGGCATGGATGAAGGATTCACCGATAGAGGAGGACAGCGACTGGGGTCCGAGAGAGCTCAGAGGGCCAATCTGGGAGATCGTCACAGGTTTGACGCTCTCCCTCGCTGGAGTCGATCTGTTCATGATGATGCATCCTGGAGCGGTTGCGGTGCTCAAGGAAGTCATGTACACACTCGGCGGGAAGATCTCGGGCTCTGTTGCGGATCCCGGTGACTGGATAGTTATGGAGGGATGA